From a single Bradyrhizobium sediminis genomic region:
- a CDS encoding ATP-dependent Clp protease proteolytic subunit has translation MRDPVETYMQLVPMVVEQTNRGERAYDIFSRLLKERIIFVTGPVEDGMSTLTVAQLLFLEAENPKKEISMYINSPGGVVTSGLAIYDTMQFIRPPVSTLCTGQAASMGSLLLAAGHKDMRFSLPNSRIMVHQPSGGFQGQATDIMLHAQEILNLKKRLNEIYVRHTGQTYKAIEDALERDKFLTAEMARDFGIVDKVIDKRQEDPTPPKTP, from the coding sequence ATGCGCGATCCGGTCGAAACCTACATGCAACTTGTGCCGATGGTGGTCGAGCAGACCAACCGCGGCGAACGCGCCTACGACATTTTCTCGCGTCTCCTGAAAGAGCGCATCATCTTCGTGACCGGACCGGTCGAGGATGGCATGTCGACGCTGACGGTCGCGCAGCTGCTGTTCCTCGAAGCCGAGAATCCGAAGAAGGAAATCTCGATGTACATCAACTCGCCGGGCGGCGTGGTGACGTCGGGCCTTGCGATTTACGACACCATGCAGTTCATCCGCCCGCCGGTGTCGACGCTTTGCACCGGGCAGGCGGCATCGATGGGATCGCTGCTCCTGGCCGCCGGCCATAAGGACATGCGCTTCTCGCTGCCGAATTCGCGCATCATGGTCCACCAGCCTTCCGGCGGCTTCCAGGGCCAGGCCACCGACATCATGCTGCACGCCCAGGAAATCCTGAACCTGAAGAAGCGGCTCAACGAGATCTACGTGAGGCACACCGGCCAGACCTACAAGGCGATCGAGGATGCGCTGGAACGCGACAAATTCCTCACCGCCGAAATGGCCCGTGACTTCGGCATTGTCGACAAGGTGATCGACAAGCGCCAGGAAGACCCGACGCCGCCGAAAACCCCGTAA